In the genome of Eublepharis macularius isolate TG4126 chromosome 10, MPM_Emac_v1.0, whole genome shotgun sequence, the window TAGTTACTGTATTGTTGCCTGATTGCAGGAAGGCCTTttctgatttgaaaaactggagcatAGATTAGTATCTTAAGattctttttgtttcctttcttttaacTCCTTATGTTTCTGGCAACCAGATTTGCATTTATAGCCATCAGCAAACACGGCAGCATGGAGTGTATGTTTGTGGCAGCGAGTCTGCATATCCTGCCAGAAAAAGCAGTTGTACTGTCTCCTGTTGTCTTATGATACTTTATTTCGCCTTTCCCACCAGatgcccctccctcctgcctgtgcaaaaggaactctggggCTGGAAGTTCTTGATAATGATAGACCCAGGAGGCCAGCAATTAAGCATGTTGCTTGAGATAGATGCTCCAACGGTGCTTCTGATTGGCTTAGAGATACCATACCCCCAGTGGGGGTatgcccccacccctcactccctgcccccacccctcactccccacccccacttacctggctggcaggggggtaCACACCTTCTGTGCACGCTCCCTTGTGGCATTGCACTCTCCTGtgtgcagcagctgcctggaCTGACCCAGTTTGGCCCCAatcggggccactgtggagtgccgGAGTGCTCCTACGCTCTCCAGTGGCTCAAAATAGGCCTAATCCATGCCCAAATGGGGCCATTTTGGCACTGCAGAGGgaaggagcgctcctgcgctctgcagtggctcaaaacgggcccaatccacaccaaaatgggcccaaaatgagcccattttggcatggatctggCCTGTTTTAGGTCGCTGCGGAGGGCAGGCATGCCAAAATAGGCCGGAAACAAGACTGTTTTGGgtcgctgtggagggcaggagtgctcctgcgctccgcagtggctcaaaacagtcctgatctgtgccaaaacgggcccaaaacgtgCCCGATTTGGCATGCATTGGGCCTATTTTGGGtcgctgcagagggcaggagcactcctgtgctccacagcagctcaaaacgggcccaatccacgccaaaacgggcccaaaacaagactgttttggtgcagatcgggcccattttaatttaatttaatttattacatttatattccgccctccccgcatcagtgggctgctgcagagggcacgagtgctcctgccctccgcagtgGTCCCGATCcaagcccctgtggagtgtgggcgcACTCCAGGTGGGTGCacaccacgtgatgatgtcacttcccggaagtgaagtcatcatgctTGCGGGGAGCgcacactcaccccccccccgaaaggtgaataccaggccccaatccccccgcCAAgaagttgagggggcctggcaaccctagattggcTCCAACAAAACTCACAAGATCTGGACAGAAGATACAAGGAAATATGTTTCTGTAAATGTCTTCAGACATCATCTAGAGTTTTATCTTCGATTTTTTGGTCATGGTAATGGGGATTGCAGCCTGCGTTAGGCCCTTCTGGGTCCCATGTGGTGGCCCTAGGCAGACAACTgacccatctagctcagtattatcTTCTCTGACAGGTAAAGGTTTTCCAACATATACATCAGATTAAAGACTTTCCCAACACACTGCATAtatttctttaactggagatgccaggggattGATTTAAAAATGTCTTCCTACAAAGCATAGGCTCTGCCGTGGCTTGGTTATTCAGAATGTCAAACAGTGTAATCAACTATACCtttggagcaatcctaagcaagtctaatTCGTAGTAAGCTTCATGCTATTGAAGGGGTCTTGGTACCAAGAAAGTGCCTTTAGGGTGGCAGCGTGGATGAAACCCTTTCACTTTCCTTCCCCCGCTCTATTTCAACCATGTTAATACTATTTCCCTGTCCTCCTCCCTGCAAGCGCTCAACAATCAGCCGCACAACAGCTTTAGGATAGAAAGGAAAAGACAGCTCAGTTaacagctattttttttaaatacactatggcatgggaagaagagaagaactACTGCTGCAGCCATGGAAATCCTTGTTCTGCATGGAACTGGGTATTTTAATCTCAGTCTGTCCAGTTCTGCAACACTGACCCTGGCCTttgtcctatttatttattttattttattagatttatattccgctcacctcgcaagcaggctcagagaacAGATTACAAATAGAAGATATAAAATCAAACAGGGtcgcataaaaatataaaacatcattataaaaattcatttaaacagcagtgcacatattgcacaaccctccAATATTACCAAATCTCTGGGGCAGGGTGGCCGATTGGTGAAGGCAGCAAAACCAGAGGGGCATATGCTCCTCTTACAGGTTACTGTAGGTTACTGAACATCTTCTACTTCAACTTATTTCTGTAACATCTGAGGAACTATGAAGCCAAGAAGTGGGTTGCTAAGAGgacttttgctttaaaaaagaaacataatAGAAAAGACAGATGATAATGCAGAGTCAGCAAGTAAATGCCCATCTGCCTCAGAGACACTGGCTTTAGAGATGGAGTGAAAATCAGTGAAATCCCAGAAATTTTTTCTTACTTGATTCACATCTCCATAGCAACATAGTACCTCTCCTAGACTCAATGTACCCACCAGATGTCTAATTTTAGAATTGCAAGCTTTGTATATTAGGATACATAAGCAGAGCTAGATATCAGTAAAAAATTATTTGAGAACATCTGGGTTTTTTATAAGTACTGTAATTGTTCTTTTCTCCTAGTCACATTCTGTTCAACAGTTCCAATCACCAGATTAAAACACAGTATTTATTAAAACCAGATTTCATAATCTCAAAATAATTCAGAACCtctacatatgtgtgtgtgtgtgtgtgtgtgtgtgtgtgtgtgtgtgtgtgtgtgtgtgtgtggtgtgtgtgtgtgtgtgtgtgtgaggatagTATCAAGCAATGCATGAACTAGGAaaatctggggtggggggcaaactAAGCAACGTAAAAGACAGATACACCTTAGTCCCTTACCAAGTTGCCAGAGAGAAACAGAGCTCTCTGCCATAGGAATATACTAAACTCTATATTGgttcagaccaaaggtccatctagcccagagTGTGCAGTGATCACCAGTCAGAGATAGGAATCTTGCCAAGAGGGTATGATGATGTACAATAGTTGCAACTTTTTCCTCATTCTTGCATGACAAACTCTAGAATCTGGAAAAAGCATAAGAGCCTTGTTCTTCTTTGAGAACCTTATGAGAAACTCAACATGAGAGATCACTGCCCAAGGACACACACCAAATGGATAAGGGTGCACTGCTGAGTAGCATCTCCTGAACCTGGCAGGTGCCTCGCAGCTTATCGGGGGTGGCGGGGAcagatgaagctgggcacctctcaGCACAAGAGGCTTTGTGGGCTATGATAAACAAGGCAGGTGAAAGCTTCCagccaggcagccagggtggacttatttatttatttaatttgacttatatcccaccctccccacgagtgggctcagaaCTTAGCAGGTAAGCACCCAAGGAGTACGCCTAGTGCAGCCTGCCCTCAAAAAAGGCAACTTACGGTGTAAGTGTTAAAGAAGATCAGCAGTTTAAAGTCGAAAGTTAATAAAGAAACTAGTTAAACCCACATAATCAGTGTCTGTCTTTATTGCCTTGGGTCATGTTTGGGGGGCTGGGGCAAACATGCAAACCACTGGGATGTATTAACCTGGAACTgggaaaaacaacaataacaacaacagtgtgcttagataccactcttctaggcagattagtggcccactcagagtggtgaacaaagaaGCAGGAATGTCTGTGaaatgtagaaaaagaaaaataagagacCAGTATTACAAAGCAAGAGAGCTGAATATAGTGAAGATATCTTAAACCAGACCTGCACTATGTGACTCACCAAACCGAACACAGTCAGCCTCTCTCTATATTGGAGATTTTATTAGCCCCTGGCAAGTCACAATTCATGCATGGCGAGTCACAGGTTGAACAGACAGTCTTAAACCCAGCAGCCAAGTCTCAAGATAATATAATTGccccattttattttaaactcaTCACACAATCTGGAGGGAATCTTGGACAGGAAAAACAAACATTCTGGTTCTATTTGTGTATGAATGCAAATATTAAGATGTGCAGGAGGGCATACATAATCAAGAGACAGGATCAGTAGATTTTAACTACCTCCTAAACAATTATCAAACAAGTTTTTATTGTCCACAATATTACTTTGCCCTCCAGTCACTTTGTCAAATACTGGAGGAAGTGTCTCCACCTTTCTGAGCCTGCAGGCAGatatggaattctgacacaaggaaGGTGGCCCAAATATTAAATGGCTGCTCCAGGAAGTGGAGCcaagcagaaaatggctgccacaagagaggAAATGTCAGGGAAAAGGTCACGCACGACTCTACTAGTAAATCTTCAACAttccaggcagaagctctgttcaacaagatgccttttaaaatgtacaAAGTGTTGTGGCGGCATCTGCTACTAAAGCAATTTTTCAAAATcttcacagccaatcagatctccaatggccaatcagaagagccacctgctttctaaaaacacttggaggaTGCTGGGAAGAGTGTTGGTCCATgcaggggttgccagcctccatgtggtaactggagatctcccagaattacaactgatctccaggtgacagaaatcagttcacctgaagaaaatggctgctttggaaggtgctctgtggcattataccattttGAGGCaacctccactccccaaaccccaccctccaggtgccacctccaaaatctccaggaatttcccagcctggcaaccctgactCATGCCATGGACCCCCTGTACGAGAGAAAGCCACAAACAAAACTGCTGGCTCTGATAAAGATTATACAATAAAGCTGAATTCAGCAGCAGGAATCTTTTTTCTCATTGCCCTTTGACCTAACAGTCAGCATTTTGATGAGATACAATTTTTAAGTGTGCCATAAAGAGCATCGCTAATGTCATGCTCGTttaatttcttatttttttaaggCATCATTTTCACTTCATTTATCAGTCTGTTGAAACTGCAACAATGGAATCCACAGCACTTCCTCTTTCATCTGTGCCAAGTTCCCAGCCTCTGTTGGTATAAGATCGATTATAGAATGAGCACACACAATGAGGCTCAGGGTCAAAAGCTCTTCTACACTTTCAGAGCAAAAGCAGCTCTGGATTTGAGCTGGGCCCTTAGCTAGTGTTATACATTGAAACTGCGTTCATGGAACTGTTCTGACAGCACAAGGATTACAGTTTGACTTCTTGCTGCACTGTGGGGCACTTGGCTGGAGACAGACAATGGGCTTTCCCCTACAATCCGATGATTGTAGCCTTCAGCCTTCTCTCTTGACAGGTTTTGCATGTTTTTATAATCCCTTCAAAAATCTGCACAATCTTCTTAAGCAGAGATGCTTGCAAGGCAAAAGAAATGAGCATCTACAGCACAAAGAACGGTGCCCCATAATACCACTTTTGCTTCTCATACAAAACTATTGTCCATCTCCATCTCCTGTTCTCATCTCACTTATCTGGCTGAACTCTAATCACAGGATTGATTCTAATGTCACTTTGCAAACATGACTTGTGACGCTAGGGTCATTTCCAGACAtcccggcatagtgctaaacaaacgcaacgagggcatcttcctggcgcgatttctgacgccATCATGCTATGTGGCACAATGACCCAGCCCGGCCCGCTTGATGGTTGCCAAAGCACGGTGATGCTGCTGATTCAATAAAGAGGCTCCCATGTggtacgatgatgtcagaaatcacgccaggaaaaCACCTTCATTGCgtttgtttagcgctatgccaggagtcaggacatgtggaaacaacctATCTGAACAATGTTTCTGTACTGCTTTAGTAGAAGAACTCTCCTTACAAAAAGCATACACTGTCTGGCAACTATTCCATGCATTTGTTTTCTCTATTCTTTAAAACCAGCTTTTCACCAAGCGACCAAGGCAATGTtttcacacatacatacacagactacagttcttccttctctcctatgATGAGTCAGTTCCAGGAGATCAGAAAGGCcatctattagggttgccaactgcctggttGGAGCCTGGacagctcctggaattacaacagatctccaaactacagagatcagttcccctggagaaaatggctgctttggaagatggattcTATGGCGTTATCCCATGCCTAGGTCTTTCCCCTCCCTAACTCtccccctccctaggctccaccctcaaatctccagtattattccaatgcagagttggcaaccctagcatgtaTGTGAGCACTGCACTGATAAGTGAGCAGCACTCCTAATAGCAGCATTTGCTAAAAGTACTTCTGCTTAGATCTAACCAGGCCCGGTTCCAAAAAGCCACACAACTTGTTCTGTACATCCAAGGGGGCTTTGGGGGTTTCTAAGTTGAACTCTAGTCCTAATGTTATTAAGTAAACATTGTGAGGAAATCTAAATTCCTCACAACTTTATCTTGGTCTACAACCTTGCCTCAGAAAACACAGATAGGAAGGAACTGTGTGCTTGTACAAGTTTATCTCCCTTTCCACATCCTGGTCTGTTCATTTTTCCCCCCCTCTTTGGATCAAGGGCCTTCATTCAGCCACCATCACATGTCAGCTCCCTGACAAAAACAGCATGTTTCCAACTGACATTACAAATTACATTTTGTTTGCTTTGCAAGTCAGGGCTACAGGAGGTTTTCCTCTCTAGCGGTCTCCATGCCTGTCTAAATTTTGAACTGTCAACAGGAATGAAGTTTTAAAGCAAGACTTTTTAAGCGTCAGTTTTCCCTTATGATAATGCAGATATGTCAAAGAACAACGTGAACTCTTCAGTTCATTTGGACAACAGCAAACAGAAGGCAGTCTGTTACCCTGTCAACTGCAAGAGGACattgtggaggagggaggggggagctagGAGCATAGACTAAAGTTGTGTCATATCAGGGTCATTATGGGTGCATCTCTGGAAAAGAGGCTTCCACAAAATGAATGGCAGCTTTCAAGTGCTTATTTTGTGACAGCAGATTTGTCCTTTTATATCACACCAGGAGTAAGGATGATAAAATGGAAACATCCTGTTGAGAGGCTCATGTCATAGCTATATATATGGTAGAAACATATGGCAAAAAAGGACAATGCGGGCTGTGAATAGGATCTGTGAACTCAATAGTCCAgctttggtttatttcttctaatTAAAGCAGATCAAGTATTCCGGCAGCttgctttaatttttatttttttttacttagatTAAATGcatatatactgcttttctggcATAAAAATACATGATTCTTTGGAGGGGGGGCATTAATGATTTTTCAGTACATTCTACTTCACTATAAAggtgttagtttttaaatttgtcagtggaaaatcaaaaataaagatgAGAAGTACAATGTGCTGAGAAGTGCTCCTACAGAAGCCATATTGAAATAGGCCATAATAGGAACTTCCATTCACTGGGGCTTTCAGAGGGCAGATAATTCCCAAAGTAACTTTGATTATTGCAGGCTAAAACTAAGCACTTCAGACTGAGAACATTTCCAGCAAAAGCTGTGGCTGTTTCACATTCTGATCTCATCCGTAGCTAAGAAACATCCCAGCAAAAAATAACCAAAATGAAAAAGtggttgttttttccctcttctcATCACCTAGCAACAGTTCTTTGCCTTTGGGAACATCACCAATTACATAGAGACTGACAGAGGCTGAATTTATCCTTTTTTCCTGCCCCTCTGAAAGCAGGAAGCAAACCGAAAGCAACTGTTTCTAAGGTTAGGCCATGAGCAGTTTCCAAGGAAGCCTGCAGTCTGCAATGTATGTGACTTTGCCACCCAGTATCCCTGAAGCTAAACTGCAGCTATCCTGACAGCTCTGCAGCCATAAAAGCTTCCCTGAAAATAATGTATGCATAATGTGTCTTCCATGTTCTGGTGAATAACTCTGAGCAGCAAGGAAGGAAGCAACTGCTACTCCCACAGATCTATGGATGCTGTCGTATGTACTGCCCGTGGGAAAGCTTAGAGAGGATAAAGCAGAAAATGCATGAAGCTATATCTGCATTCTGTATTCGGTCAGTACTgcattttttgctttttctttaagaaaaatatATTCTGATAATAGATTTTTACAATCTTTCTAGTAATTGCTGCACTAGAAAGAAATAAGTAGCAAAAATAGTGAACTGTTCTaacagagactgagagccaaactacaagtgacgcctgacacaggttggacacttttcagcttccctcaagttttgatgggaaatgtaggcatcctgatcttgcagcttggctctccatttaattgaagtttacagagcagcagtctatgggagggagaacatgcggttgggaggggagtgcaggcgttgggtTCTTGCCGGGCACCCCTCTTCCTCTGCGCTGGGTGTGGGgcgggggttctgtaaacttcaattaaatggagagccaagctgtaagaccaggacgcctacatttcccatcaaaacttgaggtaagcagacacgtgtccaacctgtgtcgggcgtcacttgtagcttggctctaactaaAATGCAGTGCAGCCCTTTTTAAGCTTCAGTGTGTGACTAATGCTTCAGCTGAAGTCACACTTTAACATGAGAGCAAAGTTGTAGAGGCCCATATCAAACTGATCTAATTTTACATTTGCTTTGAGGATTTACATAATGTGCAGAATATATCAACATATATCTGATATTTTGTAGTCACAATGAAAAATATGGGTGAAAGCAAGGTTGCTTTTAACATTTATACTTCCAATATTTTTAACATTGGaagtataatttttaaaacttcttaTTCCttttgccaaagcaaaaagaaacaaataaaccattgttatatatttatgataactttttaaaaatctagcagaatggaaaggaagaaaatgttAATTGCACTACATACCCATCAAATCACCTTGAAAGTTTTCTAGACTTAAGCCCATAAAAACCACCAGGCTTTGCAGTTTCAGAACATCATTAACTAATTTGTCCTGAAATTTACAAAACCTCTGCTGAAATGTATGAAGACTTTGTAGCTGAACCATGCAGTGACTGCCATCTCTGGCTCATAAAAATGACCTCAAAGGCTCACCTGAGCAATATACCTTGAGAAGATTGAGCAAGTCTAGTCTGATGTCAGTTTTCAGATTTGTCACACAATGAATTTTTCTCTCTCATAACCATACAATCAATTTTTCTGCCATAACTGTATACTGTCATATTATCTAGAAATAAAGTAAATCCTCCATACTTTTTACTTTACAGAATTCAGCTTACAGTCAATAAGCTTATAGTTGTTTTCTACCTTAACAATACATAAGGGTACCGGGAAGGTAAAAAATTATGAGGAAACTGTCTTTCAGGAAAGGATAAATTTCACTGGAAACCAAATAATTAGCAATCATTTAcataagacttttaaaaaaattattctactCTACAGAATCTGTACAACAGATTTTATCGTTGGCTGTTGCAAAGGAAGAACATACTCTAGCCTAGTTGCTGTGCATTTTGTGAATCAATTACCTTGGACAAACTCTGATTTTCTGCCTACAGTAGGCAAGGTCCGATTCAGCCCCAAGATCCTGTCCAAATGAAAAGCAAACACTTCACTCATATCAAGAGGTCTCTTGAGGAGGCCACAAGATCCTTGACTGCAAGAAACACCTTCGGTCAACTTGTTCGCAGCAGTGATCCTCCCAAATACCAGAAGTGTTCCATGCTGAGATGGTGCCTCTCCAACGGTGACTATCTTGGAATCTGCCAAAAGACGCATATGTAAGATGTCCTCTTTGCTCAGCCAAGGTGGCAGTCTCTCACTGTACATCCTGATACTGCTCTCCTGAGTGTTGGGCTGCACATTTTCACCTCTTAAAATTTCCACAGGTTGCCAAGGTCTCTTACCCTTTGGGAGCACTTCTTTCTCTTTGTCCTTTTCCTGGTGTTGCCTTGCTTTGATTTGGACTACTGCTCTCTTCAGTCCTACGGAGTCGCTAGTCCCATTAAGTGACTTGTGCATTAAATGCATCTTCTGGCCACTGACAGCTAATGGATTGTTATTTCCATAGGGCAAAGGTATTGCAGGTTTCTTCCTTAGCTTGGGCTTCACAGTACCTCGGATGTTGGCAGGTTTGCTACGCTTGGACCGCAGAGTAATATAGACCACATTGGGCAGTGCTGAGGTATCATTTATCAGGGGTCTTTGCAAATCAGGAAGTGACAGGGTGCCATCCAGTGGGATCTCAAGGAAAGGTGTCTGGGCAACAACTTGGAGACTCTTGGAATTGGCTTTTGGTGGTCCTGCTCCATGCTGTGGTAGAATATGACCCACTTGGCTGACAAGAAAGCCCAAGTAAATCACAAAAGCAGTGCCCAGTAGAAAATTCCTTCTGGTCCTTGGGCACCTGCCACTCCAGAGTCTCAGCAACCGTGATGTGCACAGAGAGCAAACGAACCAGTTTATAATTTGGCATATGTGATCCAGGAAGTTCATTTCTCCAGTGAATCAACATGATGAAAGTAGTTTAAAGGCTTTGGTGGCTGCAAGCTGGGAGGATGATGCGTGGCGTCTAAAATACCagatttctcctcctccttttccatctgcatgtgtggggaggggaatgtcctaagaaagagaaaaatggatCCTAATGAATCTGACAGGGTACTCCTATAAGCGGTTAATATCTTATCGGCCACCACAGCGGGTACGATTTTTTTTGCAGGAATGAATGGAGTCGGCTGTGTAAACAAAGTTAATTGAGTCACAATCTGAAAAGTCTGGGCATCCCTTCTGGGCTGGCACTGTTATAGGAGAGACAATTATAAATAACTTTTTCCAGTCATTACCTACATAATTATTTCTAACCATATAAACATCTGTATTTAAAAGAGATTATAATGATTATGAATGCATACCCAAAGAAAAAGAATATCTAGGTATTTCATGCCATGTGCATTAAATTAATAGGAAACTATACAAAAACCTAAATATGACTAAAAATGAAATTATATGCAATAACAAATGTGAGCAGAAGACATTTTCACATTCAGTGAAGATATATTTTACTCTCTCCATACTAATTACAGGGCATATGTGCAGTAAAACTACATCGTTTTTTGCCTCCTGTTATTAAAATATTGCATTAACTAACAAGTCAGACATCCACTAAGCCAAATAAGCATGATtacaatattaaataaatatattagtcATAGATTGGGCTAAATTTAGTAGCCATGATTTATATCTTTGCTGCTAAATGTAGTAGCTAACTGAAGTTTTGTAAAGTAACCTATCCCACTCTGTGGCTGTCATTTACAACAAAAACAGAACATtgcacataaatatccataataatgCTTTTTACAACAGAAGAGATCTCTCTATATGTTTGAAATCTTACCTACTCAGTTTCTTCCAGTtctttctcccagtccttgttctCATAAATCTCTATATTAATGCAAAGTAGTTTTTCAAAGTACTGGAACATATAAATCAAACCTGAATGTAGTCCCCACTTCTGAAATTTCATTGAAGACTTTATATTCCTTATATTCCTTATAAAAATGTTCACTGGGTAAGACAGTTTTTCCTGATAACTGCTGCACGTTTACGTGAATGCTTGATTATGATTAATATTACTTGAGAAAACACACCTATTTTACATTCCGTAATGGAAAAGCCCAATTGTAAGCTGTCTTGTTTCCAAAATGAGCACAGCACCGTCTTCTCTCTTTCTGGCTCCTGAGGGCCCCCTAGTGTATGCCGACCAAAAAAGTTCAATAGTACCATATCACTCCTTTCCTGAAAATAAAACTCTGGGTGTTTGTGAGAGTTTACATagatatattttattatt includes:
- the GASK1B gene encoding Golgi-associated kinase 1B — encoded protein: MNFLDHICQIINWFVCSLCTSRLLRLWSGRCPRTRRNFLLGTAFVIYLGFLVSQVGHILPQHGAGPPKANSKSLQVVAQTPFLEIPLDGTLSLPDLQRPLINDTSALPNVVYITLRSKRSKPANIRGTVKPKLRKKPAIPLPYGNNNPLAVSGQKMHLMHKSLNGTSDSVGLKRAVVQIKARQHQEKDKEKEVLPKGKRPWQPVEILRGENVQPNTQESSIRMYSERLPPWLSKEDILHMRLLADSKIVTVGEAPSQHGTLLVFGRITAANKLTEGVSCSQGSCGLLKRPLDMSEVFAFHLDRILGLNRTLPTVGRKSEFVQDDQPCPVILWDSSLSQTDNKTHSSLKLNWGAYKQQLKQKCWQNHKVPKAEWGCTDVHHHEWSKMAVLDFLLQIYHRLDKNCCGFKPRKEDSCVQKGLHQNCDDQDSIALTHIIQRKKDPRHLVFIDNKGFFDRSEENLNFKILHGIKEFPESAVSVLKGQHLRQKLLQSLFLDRIFWDSQGGRQGIEKLIDVIERRAKILLTYINAHGGKVLPMNE